From Penicillium psychrofluorescens genome assembly, chromosome: 1, one genomic window encodes:
- a CDS encoding uncharacterized protein (ID:PFLUO_001035-T1.cds;~source:funannotate) — protein sequence MSAEEQVKLDNFPGIFDLTGKVAVVTGGSRGLGLHAASGLLQAGCSKVYITSRKKQACDEAVEALNKIPNRRPGAKAISVPADSSRMDELDRLVAEVSKTTDHVDILFANAGATWGEKFDTHPESAFSKVMDLNVKSVFYSVQKFAPLLTAKATRDDPSRVLVTGSVAGIGIGGIGENATPSYSISKAAVIHLARNLAVELGPRHILTNAIAPGFYPSKMASGLMELKGGVKHLEDFSPNLRLGRPEDIAGLVVFLSSRAASHLNGAVITTDGGAVLKGRL from the exons ATGTCTGCTGAAGAACAGGTCAAGCTCGACAACTTTCCGGGCATCTTCGACCTTACGGGCAAAGTTGCCGTAGTGACCGGCGGATCGCGAGGTCTGGGTCTTCATGCTGCGTCGGG TCTCCTCCAAGCCGGCTGCTCCAAGGTCTATATCACctcgcgcaagaagcaaGCTTGCGATGAAGCTGTTGAAGCTTTGAACAAAATCCCGAATCGTCGTCCCGGAGCTAAGGCAATTTCTGTGCCTGCTGACAGCTCGCGcatggacgagctggacCGGTTGGTCGCGGAAGTGAGCAAGACAACTGACCATGTGGATATCCTCTTCGCCAACGCTGGAGCGACCTGGGGAGAAAAGTTCGACACGCACCCTGAATCGGCCTTCTCAAAAGTCATGGACCTGAATGTGAAGAGTGTGTTCTACAGTGTCCAAAA ATTCGCCCCTCTTCTTACCGCGAAGGCGACTCGCGATGATCCCTCTCGCGTGCTTGTTACCGGCTCTGTCGCCGGTATCGGAATTGGTGGTATCGGTGAAAACGCTACACCCAGCTACTCCATCTCCAAGGCCGCTGTGATTCATCTCGCAAGGAATCTGGCTGTTGAGCTGGGTCCACGACACATCCTAACCAATGCCATTGCCCCTGGCTTTTACCCGTCTAAAATGGCCTCTGGGTTGATGGAACTTAAGGGTGGCGTGAAGCATCTAGAGGACTTTTCACCCAATCTTCGTTTGGGCCGGCCAGAGGACATTGCAGGACTGGTTGTGTTCTTGAGCTCCCGGGCGGCTAGCCATTTGAATGGAGCAGTCATTACAACAGACGGCGGGGCCGTTCTGAAAGGGAGACTCTGA
- a CDS encoding uncharacterized protein (ID:PFLUO_001036-T1.cds;~source:funannotate) has translation MSIEVDWGAATSGPDGEALAERIRSFVHDKFQEVPLPRFIRSVQVHSFEFGTIAPDLEIKDFCEPFADFYEEDEDDTDTSAASEDLSSEHAHQWTGRHADLHDFEETQYPGNEFQPSALRSPLPLGDHLNHHFMPRAGTPGIPGGTSTLGYHLMSLGGLSGTQTPLAAVAGGNPFASGWPDSAAGSRRPSMLRPSNMRSEADIDTSNTSASRPSTANTHQTGSDASNRNSADMGDAQQQSPESLPGAGQQQLPLPPRMRERRPEDFQVLCHAKYAGDVRMSLTAEILLDYPMPSFVGLPLKLNVTGITFDGVAVVAYIRKRVHFCFLSPEDADALLGSEAQSQNPSEDGRPRSGSDQKRQGGLLQEIRVDSEIGRKEDGKQVLKNVGKVERFVLAQVRRIFEEELVYPSFWTFLI, from the coding sequence ATGTCCATCGAAGTCGACTGGGGCGCCGCCACCTCTGGCCCAGACGGTGAGGCGCTGGCAGAGCGCATCCGCTCGTTCGTCCACGACAAATTCCAAGAAGTGCCTCTGCCACGCTTCATTCGATCCGTGCAGGTGCACTCGTTCGAGTTCGGAACGATCGCGCCAGATCTCGAGATCAAAGACTTCTGCGAGCCGTTTGCCGATTTCtacgaggaagacgaagatgacaCCGATACCTCTGCGGCGTCTGAGGATCTCAGCTCCGAGCACGCCCACCAATGGACGGGCCGTCACGCCGACCTCCACGATTTCGAAGAAACACAGTACCCCGGCAATGAATTCCAACCCTCCGCCCTCCGCTCCCCGCTACCCCTTGGCGACCATTTGAATCACCATTTCATGCCCCGCGCTGGTACACCGGGTATCCCGGGCGGCACATCGACGCTCGGGTACCACCTGATGTCGCTGGGCGGGCTGTCAGGCACGCAAACACCACTCGCGGCCGTTGCAGGCGGCAACCCGTTCGCAAGCGGGTGGCCCGACTCCGCCGCAGGAAGCAGGAGGCCATCTATGCTCCGCCCGTCCAACATGCGAAGTGAAGCCGATATCGACACGTCCAACACCTCCGCATCGCGGCCCTCTACAGCAAACACACACCAGACAGGCAGTGACGCCTCAAACCGCAACAGCGCCGACATGGGCGATgcacagcagcagtcgcCCGAGTCCCTCCCCGGAGCaggacagcagcagcttcctcttccgccGCGTATGCGCGAACGGCGCCCCGAAGACTTCCAGGTGCTCTGCCACGCCAAATACGCAGGTGACGTGCGCATGTCACTCACGGCGGAGATTCTGCTCGATTACCCGATGCCCAGCTTCGTGGGCCTGCCATTAAAACTAAATGTCACTGGCATCACATTCGACGGCGTGGCCGTCGTCGCATATATCCGCAAACGCGTCCACTTTTGCTTTCTGTCTCCGGAGGATGCAGACGCGCTGCTCGGCTCGGaggcccagagccagaacCCCAGCGAAGATGGCCGGCCTCGGTCTGGCAGTGATCAGAAACGGCAGGGGggtctgctgcaggagatTCGGGTCGACAGCGAGATCGGTCGCAAGGAGGACGGCAAGCAGGTCTTGAAGAATGTTGGCAAGGTGGAACGCTTTGTGCTCGCGCAGGTGCGCCGCATTTTCGAAGAGGAATTGGTCTATCCCAGCTTCTGGACCTTTCTTATATGA
- a CDS encoding uncharacterized protein (ID:PFLUO_001034-T1.cds;~source:funannotate), with product MELHHQKHHQTYVNNLNAALSAHVSATQTNDVSALIGLQQKIRFNGGGHINHSLFWKNLAPPNTPGNDISSAAPTLREAIVSQWGSESAFVKAFNTLLLSLQGSGWGWLVSTGGPRGRLEIITTKDQDPIVGPDVPVFGVDMWEHAYYLQVSMKTLYLCSNTLTENDIKYLNNKAGYVDGIWNIINWAEAEKRYTAGVESLLKL from the coding sequence ATGGAGCTTCATCATCAGAAGCATCATCAAACCTACGTGAATAATCTCAATGCGGCACTCTCGGCCCATGTCTCGGCCACTCAGACCAACGATGTCTCAGCTTTGATTGGCCTGCAGCAAAAGATTCGTTTCAATGGTGGCGGCCACATTAACCACTCCTTGTTCTGGAAGAATCTGGCTCCACCTAACACGCCTGGAAATGATATCTCAAGTGCGGCACCGACGCTTCGTGAAGCTATTGTCTCGCAATGGGGCTCAGAGTCTGCCTTCGTTAAGGCCTTCAACACACTGTTGCTTAGTCTCCAGGGCAGTGGCTGGGGCTGGCTTGTGAGCACCGGAGGTCCTCGTGGACGACTCGAAATTATCACGACCAAGGATCAAGACCCGATTGTTGGGCCTGATGTGCCGGTATTTGGCGTAGACATGTGGGAACATGCGTATTATCTCCAGGTGAGCATGAAGACCCTTTATTTGTGTTCCAATACGCTGACAGAAAATGATATCAAGTATCTCAACAACAAAGCCGGATATGTTGATGGTATCTGGAATATCATCAACTGGGCAGAAGCCGAGAAGCGTTACACGGCCGGTGTGGAAAGCCTGCTCAAGCTCTAG
- a CDS encoding uncharacterized protein (ID:PFLUO_001037-T1.cds;~source:funannotate): MTLYYSLVFLLLVVEMVVFMALIVPLPFTIKRKLFAFVSESPIVAKLQYGLKITFIFILILFIDSVNRVYRVQQELSAFAKDGSGIGAAHLGTDRMEVQARKFYSQRNMYLCGFTLFLSLILNRTYMMILEVLRLEDRIKLLEGDKKAGGKDSARVAEAGSVGEIGRLREELETKDRDIETLKKQCEGLTREYHNLGDQVSGKKGEQNNKKDT; the protein is encoded by the exons ATGACTCTCTACTACAGCCTT gtcttcctcctcttggtggtggagatggtTGTCTTTATGGCACTCATCGTCCCTCTACCCTTCACCATTAAGCGCAAGTTGTTCGCCTTCGTCTCGGAGAGTCCAATAGTTGCAAAGCTGCAGTATGGCTTGAAG ATCACATTTatcttcattctcatcctgTTCATTGACAGCGTCAACCGCGTGTACCGGGTGCAGCAGGAGTTGTCCGCGTTCGCCAAGGACGGCTCTGGTATCGG AGCCGCTCACCTCGGCACCGACCGCATGGAGGTCCAGGCCCGCAAGTTCTACTCGCAGCGCAATATGTACCTGTGTGGCTTCACGCTCTTCCTCTCACTGATCCTCAACCGCACCTACATGATGATCCTCGAGGTTCTTCGCCTGGAGGACCGCATCAAGCTCCTGGAAGGTGACAAGAAGGCCGGCGGCAAGGACTCCGCTCGCGTCGCGGAGGCTGGTTCGGTTGGTGAGATTGGTCGTCTGAGGGAAGAGCTCGAGACCAAGGACCGCGATATCGAGACCCTCAAGAAGCAGTGCGAGGGCTTGACTCGGGAATACCACAATCTCGGCGATCAGGTCTCTggcaagaagggcgagcaGAACAACAAGAAGGACACGTAA